The Vibrio tubiashii genome includes a window with the following:
- a CDS encoding glutathione S-transferase family protein, with protein sequence MIKLHHLNQSRSKRIIWLLEELGVDYEIVPYRRDSVTFLAPPELKSIHPLGKSPVIEEAGSVITESGAITEYLIDKYAADTLAPARGTHDHLDYLQWLHFAESSAALPLLLKVFVEKDGASMNFLPDYTAIELDKVMSYVDQRLEGKRYLVADKLTGADIMMSFIVDILTNFGLLERYSNITRYAEQLASHETWQIAQQLELKFS encoded by the coding sequence ATGATTAAGTTACACCATTTAAATCAATCTCGTTCCAAGCGTATTATCTGGTTGCTTGAAGAGCTCGGCGTAGACTATGAGATCGTTCCTTATCGTCGTGATAGTGTGACATTTCTAGCACCACCTGAGCTCAAGTCTATTCACCCACTAGGGAAATCTCCGGTTATTGAAGAAGCAGGGAGCGTGATCACTGAGTCGGGTGCTATCACCGAGTATCTGATTGACAAATACGCGGCGGACACACTGGCGCCAGCAAGAGGAACCCACGATCACTTAGATTATTTACAATGGCTTCACTTTGCTGAGAGCTCCGCAGCTCTGCCGTTGTTACTGAAGGTTTTCGTTGAAAAAGATGGCGCATCGATGAACTTTTTGCCTGATTACACGGCAATCGAGCTGGATAAAGTGATGAGTTATGTTGATCAACGACTTGAAGGCAAGCGCTATCTGGTTGCTGACAAGCTCACTGGTGCCGATATAATGATGTCTTTCATCGTCGATATTCTCACCAACTTTGGTTTGCTAGAGCGTTATTCCAATATCACTCGCTATGCAGAGCAACTCGCTAGCCATGAAACATGGCAAATAGCGCAGCAACTAGAACTCAAGTTCTCATAA
- a CDS encoding NAD(P)-dependent oxidoreductase produces MSQQKVAFIGLGVMGYPIAGFLSKAGYETKVFNRTKTKAEQWANDYQGTACETPKQAAQDCDIVFVCVGNDDDVRSVIYGEDGVLAGLKQDAVLVDHTTTSAELAVELAKAAQTNGNHFIDAPVSGGQAGAENGVLTIMCGGAQAIFDQVAPVMDVYAKQMTLLGENGQGQRCKMVNQICIGGILQGLSEALLLAQKSDLDIEQVVETLKHGAAGSWQMENRAVTMSQDKFDFGFAIDWMRKDLGFCLKEAERVGLELPLTKKVDEQYAELQQDGFGRMDTSVLMKAVAKHQ; encoded by the coding sequence ATGAGTCAGCAGAAAGTAGCCTTTATTGGTTTAGGTGTGATGGGCTATCCAATAGCTGGGTTTTTAAGTAAAGCAGGCTATGAAACTAAGGTATTTAATCGTACTAAAACCAAAGCAGAGCAATGGGCTAATGATTACCAAGGCACTGCGTGTGAGACGCCAAAACAAGCCGCTCAGGATTGTGACATTGTATTCGTCTGCGTGGGTAACGATGATGACGTGCGCAGTGTTATCTACGGTGAAGATGGTGTACTTGCAGGGCTAAAGCAAGACGCAGTCTTAGTTGACCATACTACGACGTCCGCTGAATTAGCGGTGGAACTTGCCAAAGCGGCTCAAACCAATGGTAATCACTTTATAGATGCGCCAGTGTCGGGCGGCCAAGCAGGGGCTGAAAATGGGGTACTAACCATCATGTGTGGTGGTGCACAGGCTATATTTGATCAAGTTGCACCAGTCATGGATGTTTATGCCAAACAGATGACTTTGCTGGGTGAAAACGGTCAAGGCCAGCGTTGTAAAATGGTCAATCAGATTTGTATCGGTGGCATCTTGCAAGGTTTAAGTGAAGCGCTGTTACTTGCTCAGAAGTCAGACTTGGATATCGAGCAAGTCGTTGAAACATTAAAGCATGGTGCGGCAGGCTCGTGGCAGATGGAAAATCGAGCCGTGACAATGTCACAAGATAAGTTTGATTTTGGTTTTGCGATTGATTGGATGCGTAAAGACTTGGGCTTCTGTCTCAAAGAAGCAGAGCGCGTTGGGTTAGAGTTACCATTAACTAAAAAGGTGGACGAACAATACGCCGAACTGCAGCAAGATGGCTTCGGGCGTATGGATACGTCGGTACTGATGAAAGCGGTAGCGAAACATCAGTAA
- a CDS encoding alpha-amylase family protein, which yields MKKITSILAATAALSVPQLSHADAILHAFNWKYSDVTQNAQQIAANGYKKVLISPAMKSSGTQWWARYQPQDLRVIDSPLGNKQDLEAMIAALKAQGVDVYADVVLNHMANEAWKRSDLNYPGTDVLNDYASRASYYAEQKLFGDLSQNLFSASDFHPAGCITNWNDPGHVQYWRLCGADGDTGLPDLDPNNWVVTQQKSYLKALKSMGIKGFRIDAVKHMSQYQIDQIFSSDIISGMHVFGEVITSGGKGNSGYEAFLAPYLNNTNHAAYDFPLFASIRGAFSFGGGLNQLHDPQAYGQALEDARAITFTITHDIPTNDGFRYQIMDPTDEKLAYAYILGKNGGTPLVYSDELPDSEDKDNGRWADVWKNPNMINMLKFHNAMQGKSMTMLHSDQCTLLFKRGKEGVVGINKCGESKTITVDTYHNEFNWHVAYKDVLSSDTITVNSRYHQFTIPARTARMWKL from the coding sequence ATGAAAAAAATAACATCTATCCTCGCTGCCACAGCTGCACTATCTGTACCTCAACTCAGTCATGCAGATGCGATCCTTCACGCATTCAATTGGAAATACTCCGATGTCACGCAGAATGCACAACAAATTGCTGCCAATGGTTATAAGAAAGTGTTGATTTCACCGGCTATGAAGTCAAGTGGGACTCAATGGTGGGCACGCTATCAACCACAAGATCTACGTGTTATCGACTCACCTTTAGGTAATAAGCAAGACTTAGAGGCAATGATTGCAGCCCTTAAAGCTCAAGGGGTTGATGTCTATGCTGACGTCGTTCTTAATCACATGGCAAATGAAGCATGGAAACGTAGCGACCTAAACTATCCTGGAACGGATGTGCTAAACGATTACGCTTCTCGTGCTAGCTACTATGCTGAGCAAAAACTGTTTGGTGATTTAAGCCAAAACCTATTCTCGGCTTCAGACTTTCACCCGGCTGGATGTATCACTAACTGGAACGATCCAGGTCACGTTCAGTACTGGCGTCTATGCGGCGCAGATGGTGATACTGGTCTTCCAGATCTAGATCCAAACAACTGGGTTGTAACACAACAGAAGAGCTACCTTAAAGCGCTAAAGTCGATGGGTATCAAAGGCTTCCGTATTGATGCTGTGAAGCATATGAGCCAATATCAGATCGATCAAATCTTCTCATCTGACATCATATCGGGTATGCACGTGTTCGGTGAAGTCATTACAAGTGGCGGCAAAGGGAATAGTGGCTACGAAGCCTTCCTTGCACCTTACCTGAATAATACCAACCACGCAGCATACGATTTCCCACTATTTGCTTCTATTCGAGGTGCTTTCTCTTTTGGTGGCGGGCTAAACCAACTGCATGATCCGCAAGCCTACGGCCAAGCATTAGAAGATGCGCGTGCTATTACCTTCACCATTACCCACGACATTCCTACCAACGACGGATTCCGTTACCAAATCATGGATCCTACCGACGAGAAACTTGCTTACGCGTACATCCTTGGTAAGAACGGCGGTACACCTCTCGTTTACAGTGATGAGCTACCTGACAGCGAAGACAAAGATAATGGTCGCTGGGCTGATGTTTGGAAAAACCCAAACATGATCAATATGTTGAAGTTCCACAACGCAATGCAAGGAAAATCAATGACAATGCTACACAGTGATCAATGTACTTTGCTGTTCAAGCGTGGCAAAGAGGGAGTTGTCGGAATCAATAAATGTGGTGAAAGTAAAACAATCACTGTTGATACCTACCACAATGAGTTTAACTGGCACGTTGCGTATAAAGATGTCCTAAGCTCAGATACAATAACCGTTAACTCACGTTACCACCAATTCACTATTCCCGCACGCACCGCTAGGATGTGGAAGCTGTAG
- the yghU gene encoding glutathione-dependent disulfide-bond oxidoreductase: MTNQYVPPKVWKMDDENGGQWASINRPDSGARHEKALPVGQHPIQLHSMGTPNGQKVTIMLEELLALGVTEAEYDAYLIKIGEGDQFGSGFVEINPNSKIPALVDQSGDAPINVFESGNILLYLAEKFGHFLPTDIAAKTQVMNWLFWLQGSAPYLGGGFGHFYAYAPEKFEYPINRFAMEAKRQLDVLDKQLANNTFIAGEEYSIADIAIWPWYGNLVLGKTYDAAEFLDVDSYKNLKRWAEQIEAREAVQRGRIVNRAWGEDWEQVPERHSAEDIDKVLALKP, translated from the coding sequence ATGACAAACCAATACGTACCACCAAAAGTATGGAAAATGGATGACGAGAACGGCGGCCAATGGGCGAGTATCAACCGTCCAGATTCTGGTGCTCGTCATGAGAAAGCGTTACCTGTTGGTCAGCACCCTATCCAGCTCCACTCTATGGGTACTCCGAATGGTCAAAAAGTCACAATCATGCTCGAAGAGTTGCTTGCACTTGGCGTGACAGAGGCTGAGTACGATGCATACTTAATTAAGATTGGCGAGGGCGACCAGTTTGGCTCTGGCTTTGTAGAGATAAACCCAAACTCAAAAATTCCCGCATTAGTTGACCAATCGGGCGATGCACCAATTAATGTGTTTGAATCAGGCAATATCTTGCTCTATCTCGCAGAGAAATTCGGTCACTTCCTGCCAACTGATATTGCGGCTAAAACTCAAGTCATGAACTGGTTATTCTGGCTTCAAGGCTCTGCCCCTTATCTAGGTGGTGGATTTGGTCACTTCTATGCCTACGCGCCAGAGAAGTTCGAATACCCGATCAATCGCTTTGCCATGGAAGCAAAACGTCAGTTAGATGTTCTTGATAAACAACTGGCAAACAACACCTTTATTGCTGGTGAAGAGTACAGTATCGCAGATATCGCAATCTGGCCTTGGTATGGCAACCTAGTGTTAGGTAAGACCTATGATGCCGCAGAATTCCTAGACGTTGATAGCTACAAAAACTTGAAACGCTGGGCAGAGCAAATTGAAGCCCGAGAAGCAGTGCAGCGCGGTCGCATTGTTAACCGAGCTTGGGGCGAAGATTGGGAACAAGTTCCTGAACGTCACAGTGCTGAAGATATTGATAAAGTACTGGCACTAAAGCCTTAG
- the katG gene encoding catalase/peroxidase HPI, which produces MEHKNGNNSGQCPVMHGGATSSNSSNVAWWPNALNLDILHQHDQKTNPLGADFNYREQLKKLDVDALKNDLKALMTDSQDWWPADWGHYGGLMIRMAWHSAGTYRIGDGRGGADTGNQRFAPLNSWPDNGNLDKARRLLWPIKQKYGNKISWADLMILAGNMAYESMGLETFGFAFGREDIWHPEKDIYWGAEQEWLATSESDNSRYSGERDLENPLAAVMMGLIYVNPEGVDGNPDPLKTAQDMRVTFARMGMNDEETVALTAGGHTVGKAHGNGDASKLGAEPERAELEEQGLGWNNHTSRGVGRDTVTSGIEGAWTTNPTQWDNGYFHLLLNYDWWLQKSPAGAWQWEPTHIEEHDKPVDVEDPSIRHNPIMTDADMALRFDPDYRQISERFHKDPEYFSQTFARAWFKLTHRDMGPKSRYFGPDVPAEELIWQDPVPVGKSDYDVAAVKAKITQSGLSISEMVSTAWDSARTFRNSDKRGGANGARIRLAPQNQWQGNEPEKLAKVLPIVEGIANEFGISVADTIVLAGNVGIEQAARAGGIDISVPFAAGRGDATAEQTDIESFEVLEPVADGFRNWQKKHYAVSPEELMLDHAQLLGLTAPEMTVLIGGMRVLGTNHSGTQHGVFTDNVGALTNDFFVNLTDMRYTWKPTGRNSYSIIERTSGEEKWTATRVDLVFGSNSILRAYAEVYAQDDNKEKFVQDFVKVWTKVMNADRFDLKQ; this is translated from the coding sequence ATGGAACACAAAAATGGTAACAATAGTGGTCAATGCCCAGTAATGCACGGCGGCGCAACCTCTTCAAATTCATCCAATGTCGCTTGGTGGCCAAATGCGCTTAACCTCGACATCCTTCATCAACACGACCAAAAAACTAACCCATTGGGCGCTGATTTTAACTATCGAGAGCAACTAAAAAAGCTCGATGTAGATGCGCTTAAAAACGATCTAAAAGCATTGATGACGGACAGCCAAGATTGGTGGCCTGCAGACTGGGGACACTACGGCGGCTTGATGATTCGTATGGCATGGCACTCCGCAGGTACCTATCGCATTGGCGATGGTCGCGGCGGCGCGGATACAGGTAATCAGCGTTTTGCTCCTCTTAACTCTTGGCCAGATAACGGTAACCTTGATAAAGCTCGCCGCCTACTTTGGCCAATCAAACAAAAATATGGCAACAAAATCAGCTGGGCTGATCTTATGATTCTTGCAGGTAACATGGCTTATGAATCAATGGGATTAGAGACATTTGGTTTTGCCTTCGGCCGTGAAGATATCTGGCATCCAGAAAAGGACATCTACTGGGGTGCAGAGCAAGAGTGGCTAGCCACCAGCGAATCAGATAACAGTCGTTATTCTGGTGAGCGCGATCTAGAGAATCCGCTAGCAGCAGTGATGATGGGGCTTATCTATGTCAATCCTGAAGGTGTCGACGGCAACCCAGACCCACTTAAAACAGCCCAAGACATGCGCGTTACCTTTGCACGCATGGGAATGAACGATGAAGAAACCGTTGCCCTTACGGCGGGCGGACATACAGTCGGTAAAGCACACGGTAACGGCGATGCGTCTAAACTAGGTGCGGAGCCTGAGCGTGCAGAACTTGAAGAACAAGGCTTAGGTTGGAACAACCACACTTCTCGCGGTGTTGGTCGCGATACGGTGACAAGCGGTATCGAGGGCGCTTGGACAACCAATCCTACACAATGGGACAATGGCTACTTCCACTTGCTGCTGAATTACGATTGGTGGCTACAAAAGAGCCCTGCTGGCGCTTGGCAATGGGAACCAACCCATATTGAAGAGCACGATAAGCCAGTCGATGTAGAAGATCCAAGTATTCGTCATAACCCAATCATGACTGACGCGGACATGGCTCTACGATTTGATCCTGACTATCGTCAAATCTCCGAGCGTTTCCACAAGGATCCAGAGTACTTCTCACAAACCTTTGCCCGTGCATGGTTTAAGTTGACTCACCGCGATATGGGACCAAAATCTCGCTACTTTGGCCCAGACGTTCCAGCTGAAGAGTTAATCTGGCAAGACCCTGTTCCAGTAGGAAAAAGTGACTATGACGTTGCGGCAGTAAAAGCCAAAATCACTCAAAGTGGCTTAAGCATCAGCGAGATGGTTTCTACTGCTTGGGATAGTGCTCGCACCTTCCGTAATTCGGATAAACGTGGCGGTGCTAACGGCGCACGTATTCGCCTCGCACCTCAAAACCAATGGCAAGGCAACGAGCCGGAGAAGTTGGCTAAAGTGTTACCGATAGTAGAAGGTATCGCGAATGAGTTCGGTATTAGCGTCGCAGATACCATTGTTTTAGCTGGCAATGTCGGGATTGAGCAAGCGGCTAGAGCCGGTGGCATAGATATTTCGGTTCCATTCGCTGCGGGTCGTGGAGACGCAACAGCAGAACAAACCGATATCGAATCATTTGAGGTTCTTGAGCCTGTGGCTGACGGCTTCAGAAACTGGCAGAAGAAACACTATGCTGTCAGCCCAGAAGAACTGATGCTAGACCATGCTCAATTGCTAGGCCTAACCGCACCTGAAATGACTGTGCTAATTGGTGGTATGCGAGTACTTGGCACAAACCATTCGGGCACTCAACATGGTGTGTTCACGGATAACGTTGGCGCCCTCACCAACGACTTCTTCGTCAACTTGACGGATATGCGTTATACGTGGAAACCGACTGGTCGCAACTCGTACTCAATCATTGAACGTACAAGCGGCGAAGAAAAGTGGACTGCAACTCGCGTTGACTTGGTATTTGGTTCGAACTCTATCCTGCGAGCTTACGCGGAGGTCTACGCACAAGACGATAACAAAGAGAAGTTTGTTCAAGACTTTGTCAAAGTCTGGACTAAGGTCATGAACGCAGACCGTTTCGATTTAAAACAGTAA
- a CDS encoding HAD family hydrolase — protein MKFQAAIFDMDGLLLDTERVCMRVFKQACENVNLPFYEDVYLSIIGRNSAGIETIFRKAYGDDLDKLHAEWRTNYDAIVKHQAIPVKEGVVELLEWLKSNHIPTAVATSTHREVATVKLELAGLSKYFDSLTCGCEVTHGKPDPEIYLLAAERLNVQPEHCLAFEDSNNGVRSAVAAHMTTFQIPDLVEPCKEVKALGHNILPSLIDVLAYLKAEH, from the coding sequence ATGAAATTTCAGGCAGCCATCTTTGATATGGATGGGCTATTACTCGACACTGAGCGCGTTTGTATGCGTGTATTTAAGCAAGCATGTGAAAACGTCAATCTACCCTTCTATGAAGATGTCTATCTGTCGATTATTGGCAGGAACTCGGCAGGGATAGAGACCATCTTTCGAAAAGCCTATGGTGACGATTTAGACAAGCTTCATGCCGAGTGGCGCACAAACTATGATGCCATCGTCAAACACCAGGCAATACCGGTAAAAGAGGGCGTGGTGGAATTATTGGAGTGGCTGAAAAGCAACCATATTCCAACCGCAGTGGCTACTTCGACTCACCGTGAAGTTGCAACGGTTAAGCTCGAACTTGCTGGCTTGTCGAAATATTTTGATAGCCTTACTTGCGGCTGCGAAGTAACGCACGGCAAACCTGACCCAGAGATTTACCTGCTTGCTGCAGAGCGCCTAAATGTACAGCCAGAACACTGCCTTGCTTTTGAAGACTCTAACAATGGTGTTCGAAGCGCTGTTGCGGCTCATATGACCACTTTCCAAATTCCTGATCTTGTTGAACCTTGTAAAGAGGTCAAAGCATTAGGTCATAATATTCTGCCTTCTTTAATCGATGTCCTTGCTTACTTAAAGGCAGAGCACTAA